In Desulfobacter hydrogenophilus, the genomic stretch AGCCCCAGACCATTATGGCGGCAGATGCAGGGCTCAAGGTTAAAGCCGTGGCTCCCCTTGTGGTCAAACCCTTGACAACACTGATGTTTTTGGATGAGTCCATAAAAAACCCTGCGGATCTGTCCGGCAAAAAAATCGGTTACACCGTGCCCGGACTAATGGACATGCTGCTCAAAGGCTTTGCCGACATCAACGGGATTACGGACTACACCCCGGTGAATGTGGGATTCACCATCCTGCCCGCTCTGGCATCAAAACAGGTCGCCGCCGTTATGGGACCCTTTAAAACCTACGAAACCGTAACCATGCAGCAGCAAGGAGTTACCGCCCGTTTTTTTGAACTGGAAAAATACGGCATTCCGGAGTACGAAGAGCTGATTTTCGCGGCAGGTGACGCCACCCTGGAAACGAAAAAAGCTGCGGTTCACGGATTTGTCATAGCTGTTCACAAGGCCCTGGCCGACATTAAAAAGGATCCAGACAAAGCCCTGTCCCTCTACTTTGAGGCCCTGCCCGACGTGGATAAAGAGATAGAAACAAAAGCCTTTGCCCTGACCGCAGAATATTTTGCAGCCCCGGGCCAGGTCAGCAACCCTGAAAAATGGCAGACATTTATAGATTTTGCCCTGAAATACGGACTGATTAAGAACACAATCAGACCCCAGGATCTAATTTACAGCCAAAACAACGATTAGTGCCCACCCATAAATAGCCTTTTTGACCAATTGAGAGCGGAGCTTTTCTTCGAACCCGCCTTGCACTTGAACAAAAAGTCTTATTTCTGGACGGAAACCAAATTTAAAAATCCCATTTAAAGAATGAGTCCAAAATAACTTAACCTGGGAGCGCAGGCGCCTCGCCTGCATCGTTACAATACTGGCACACATGCAGGCGAGACGCCCGCGCTCCCAGATATAGCAAAATAGACAAGTTATTTAAGACCCGTTCCTAAAGGTAATTTTATGAAAACATACTATCGCGCATTAACCATCGCAGGTTCTGACAGCGGCGGCGGAGCCGGTGTCCAGGCAGATTTGAAAACCTTCAGTGCCTTAGGGGTGTTCGGCATGTCCGCCATCACGGCACTCACGGCCCAGAACACCCACAGTGTCACAGGTATTTTTCCTGTCCCCCCGGCATTCATCGGGGAACAAATTGATGCCGTGATGTCGGATATCGGCGCCAATGCCGTCAAAATCGGCATGCTGCACTCACCGGAAGTCATTGAAATGGTGGCCGAAAAACTCAAACAGTGGCAATGCCCCAATGTGGTGCTGGACCCGGTGATGATCTCCAAGTCCGGAGACAATCTGCTCCAGGACGATGCCGTGGACGCATTGACAAAACTCTTGCTGCCCCTGGCCACGGTAATAACCCCAAATCTGCCCGAGGCCTCGGTGCTTTTAGGCAGAATCATCGATACCCCAGATAAAATGAGCGAAGCGGCCGCAGCCTTAGCAGATCTTGGCGCACCCAATGTCCTGGTCAAAGGCGGGCATCTGACTTCTGGACCAGGCATTGACCTGCTTTATGAAACCGCCTCCGGGCAGACAACCCGCTATACGGCAGACCGGGTGGACACAAAAAACAGCCACGGTACGGGGTGCACCCTGTCATCGGCCATTGCCGCAGGCCTTGCCCGGGGACTTGATCTGAAAACTGCCGTTGTCGAGGCCAAAAACTATATCACCGAGGCATTAAAGGCCGGGGCAGATATCGAAACCGGCTCGGGGCATGGACCGGTCCACCATTTTCATGCGTTGTGGAAAAAGAGATAGAATTTATTTAAAAAGCTGCGGGTAACACCTGATTTAACTACCGGGGATGAGGGTTCGGATCTGCATTTCACATTCCCGGCAGTTAAAAACCACTTGAAATCGGTGTTTGCCATGGGTCAGAAACAACGGCCCGGCAGAAGGCTGCGGAGGTTTGCCTCTGTTTTCCCCTGCCTTTCCGGAGCACCACCCAAGGCTGCGGCGGATACAGTGTTTTGTGGTCATGACCGGGGTGCCCGGTC encodes the following:
- a CDS encoding ABC transporter substrate-binding protein — its product is MKRHVVLTLMTFFMLCSTASAQKLVLMLDWFPNVDHLPVYVAQKSGYFAAQGLEVEIIVPSETSDALKLAAAGKVDLAVSYQPQTIMAADAGLKVKAVAPLVVKPLTTLMFLDESIKNPADLSGKKIGYTVPGLMDMLLKGFADINGITDYTPVNVGFTILPALASKQVAAVMGPFKTYETVTMQQQGVTARFFELEKYGIPEYEELIFAAGDATLETKKAAVHGFVIAVHKALADIKKDPDKALSLYFEALPDVDKEIETKAFALTAEYFAAPGQVSNPEKWQTFIDFALKYGLIKNTIRPQDLIYSQNND
- the thiD gene encoding bifunctional hydroxymethylpyrimidine kinase/phosphomethylpyrimidine kinase — protein: MKTYYRALTIAGSDSGGGAGVQADLKTFSALGVFGMSAITALTAQNTHSVTGIFPVPPAFIGEQIDAVMSDIGANAVKIGMLHSPEVIEMVAEKLKQWQCPNVVLDPVMISKSGDNLLQDDAVDALTKLLLPLATVITPNLPEASVLLGRIIDTPDKMSEAAAALADLGAPNVLVKGGHLTSGPGIDLLYETASGQTTRYTADRVDTKNSHGTGCTLSSAIAAGLARGLDLKTAVVEAKNYITEALKAGADIETGSGHGPVHHFHALWKKR